The genomic window TACTTTTTCATTAGTAATAGCTTGATCCAATGGCAGGGTTATAGGAGGTGTTTCTTCTGAAAAATCATCTTTACAAGAAGTTAACGATGTTACCCCTGCTAATAATATTAATAAAACTTTTATCTTTTTCATTTTTTCATTTTTTAACAATTAGAAATCAACTTGAACACCAAAAATAAATTGTCGCATATTAGGTTGCGTCATATCAAAAACGCCTAGATTAGAAACGGTATAACTAAATGCATTGGAATTTGCTTCAGGATCAAAACGGAGTCTTTTATCGAATGCATAAGTATATAAATTAATTCCTCTCACATAAGCATAAATACCTTTTAGATTAGGCATATTAAGCATAGTCCCTTTAAATGTATAACCTAATTCAACATTTCTTAATCTAATATTATCACCTTTATACAAATATCTGGTAGAGTTAGCATTCGAAGATTTATTTCCATTAAAAACTTGTTTCGGCATAGAAGCATTTGGATTAGTAGGACTCCATGAGTCATATAGGGCTGCAGTAGTAGTATTTACTGTAGGATAAGCTCCATCAGATTCATAGACAAACCCCCATCGATCCCAAACAGAATAATCGCCCTGATAATTTATCATGAATGACAACTTAAAACCTTTATATGTAAATTCATTAATTAAACTTGCAATATGGGTAGGTAAAGCTTTTTGGCCAGTAAATGACAATTTAGCCTTATTAACGTCATTCGTTGTTGCGCTTCTTGTTTCATCGGTATACCATAAGGGATCACCATTTGATGGGTCTACACCAGCCCATAATCTAGTGTAATATTCCGAAGGATTATGACCTGGAAAAAAAGCTTTTAATCCACTAATAACAGTTGGTGTTGGATCTCCTTTTATATAAGTTACTTTGGAATCATTATAAGAATAATTTGCTTTGATATCCCAAGTAAATACATCAGTACTTTTTCTATAACCTAATAACCCTTCAAATCCATTTGATTTTACTTCAGCTTGATTTCTGATAACAGAACTGAATCCTGTTGATGGAGAGATAGGAACATCATATACTTGATCTGAATTGATATTTGAATACACATCAAAGGTACCGTAAATACCTCCCCTATCTCCAAGTGAAAAGTCTATTCCAACGTTTCTTTTCTTTGATTTCTCCCAAAATAGCCCGTCCGGAGCTCCCGGAGTTAAAATAAAACCTGCATTGGTTTGAAGATAATTCCCTGTTAAAGAATATTGTGGATATTTATCATATGGCGATGCTGCCTGATTACCATTTTCTCCATAACTTGCTCTAAGTTTTAAAGTATTTATATATGACGGTAAAAAATTCATTTTACCGAGATCTAAGCTCAAACCTACTCCAAAAAAATTTCCAGCCTTCGTATATCCGGAATACGTATCTCTTCTCGCAGATCCTGTAATTGTTGCAAATTTATTATATGTATATGAAGCCCTTGCTATATACCCCACTAAAGTCCATGCATCCGTTCTACCGGTAGCTCCTGTAACATTAGCTGCTGCATCCGCATACATAATTCTTGTTCCTGCCGGAAATCCTCTTTTCGAAAGGGTGTTATATTCTAAAGTCCTTTTAGTAGATTCCATACCGACGGAAGCAGAAATATCATGTAAGCCCGCAAATGTTTTATTAAAATTTAAAAAGTTATACCAGTTCCATGTAAAAAAGTTTCTCATACTCTTGAAATAATATCCATTTCCATTCGTATTTGAGGGTTCATACCCATCACCAAAATCAGGATTCCAGTAAATAAATTCATTACCTGCTGTATTATCAATACCAAAATTTGAATTGAAGGTTAAATATGGTAATATCTTATAATCTACATTTAAAGATGTAAGAACCTTGTCAAATGTTCCTTTAGTTAAATTTGTTCCGGTTAATGCAAGCGGATTAAATTGTGGATTAAGATATACCAAATTTAAATTATAGTTTCCATCACTTAAATAAGGGTTTTGAGTTGGAGATAGTAAAGTTCCGGAAAAAATAGGATTTGCAAAAGAAGATGCATCTGAAGGGCCCGCTTGTACAGTTCTCGATAAATTTGTAGAAAGTGTTACATTTAACTTATCAGTTGCTTTCCAATTTGCTTTAAGCGAGCCCGTATATCGATCAAATACAGCATCGTATGACAAGCCTTCTTGTTTTAAATATCCTAGAGATGCATATACAGTAAAATCTTTAACTCCCCCTGAATAGCTGAGGTTGTACCGATTCATTATAGGAGAATTTCTTCTTGTCAATTTTCTCCAATCAGTATTAGTAACCCCATCCCATTTTAAAATTTCCGTTTTACCATAATCAGTTGCCTCTTGAAGATCAGCAAATCCATTCACTGGATCGGTACTAGGATATCTGTTATAAAGCGCTTGCCCTAAATAATTAACATTTTCCTGCGCATTTAACATTTTCAATTTATCAAAAGCAACATTTGATGTACCAATTTCGCTAACGAACTGTAAACTTGATC from Chryseobacterium sp. SORGH_AS_0447 includes these protein-coding regions:
- a CDS encoding SusC/RagA family TonB-linked outer membrane protein, which produces MNVKLRVLTAGVLFFTGQAVIAQNAKNDTLPKEKQIEEVVITGSYGIKVTPEQSAGSLVKVSGNVLEKPSAVSIDNILQGTVAGLMSSASSGQPGASTITLIRGISSLTSGNDPLYIVDGVPVQSGDISGALTTQNALSLINPSDIEDVQVLKDGVATAIYGSRGANGVIIITTKSGKKGRSSLQFVSEIGTSNVAFDKLKMLNAQENVNYLGQALYNRYPSTDPVNGFADLQEATDYGKTEILKWDGVTNTDWRKLTRRNSPIMNRYNLSYSGGVKDFTVYASLGYLKQEGLSYDAVFDRYTGSLKANWKATDKLNVTLSTNLSRTVQAGPSDASSFANPIFSGTLLSPTQNPYLSDGNYNLNLVYLNPQFNPLALTGTNLTKGTFDKVLTSLNVDYKILPYLTFNSNFGIDNTAGNEFIYWNPDFGDGYEPSNTNGNGYYFKSMRNFFTWNWYNFLNFNKTFAGLHDISASVGMESTKRTLEYNTLSKRGFPAGTRIMYADAAANVTGATGRTDAWTLVGYIARASYTYNKFATITGSARRDTYSGYTKAGNFFGVGLSLDLGKMNFLPSYINTLKLRASYGENGNQAASPYDKYPQYSLTGNYLQTNAGFILTPGAPDGLFWEKSKKRNVGIDFSLGDRGGIYGTFDVYSNINSDQVYDVPISPSTGFSSVIRNQAEVKSNGFEGLLGYRKSTDVFTWDIKANYSYNDSKVTYIKGDPTPTVISGLKAFFPGHNPSEYYTRLWAGVDPSNGDPLWYTDETRSATTNDVNKAKLSFTGQKALPTHIASLINEFTYKGFKLSFMINYQGDYSVWDRWGFVYESDGAYPTVNTTTAALYDSWSPTNPNASMPKQVFNGNKSSNANSTRYLYKGDNIRLRNVELGYTFKGTMLNMPNLKGIYAYVRGINLYTYAFDKRLRFDPEANSNAFSYTVSNLGVFDMTQPNMRQFIFGVQVDF